The proteins below come from a single Balaenoptera musculus isolate JJ_BM4_2016_0621 chromosome 1, mBalMus1.pri.v3, whole genome shotgun sequence genomic window:
- the DENND4B gene encoding DENN domain-containing protein 4B isoform X2 — translation MKADAVSDGGAMAEERPPRLVDYFVIAGLAGNGAPIPEETWVPEPSGPLRPPRPAEPITDVAVIARALGEEVPQGYTCIQASAGGHPLELSAGLLGGTQPVICYRRGRDRPPLVELGVLYEGKERPKPGFQVLATTPYSHSANLAPPGPGHPRTYLTYRRAAEGAGLHALGITDLCLVLPSKGECTPHTYCRLPRNLNPGMWGPAVYLCYKVGLAKANTLVYEAELLGRYPEEDNEAFPLPESVPVFCLPMGATIECWPAQTKYPVPVFSTFVLTGAAGDKVYGAALQFYEAFPRTRLSERQARALGLLSAVERGRALGGRAVRSRRAIAVLSRWPAFPAFRAFLTFLYRYSVSGPHRLPLEAHISHFIHNVPFPSPQRPRILVQMSPYDNLLLCQPVSSPLPLSGASFLQLLQSLGPELAITLLLAVLTEHKLLVHSLRPDLLTSVCEALVSMIFPLHWQCPYIPLCPLVLADVLSAPVPFIVGIHSSYFDLHDPPADVICVDLDTNTLFQAEEKKPLSPRILPRRPYKVLLATLTNLYQQLDQTYTGPEEEASLEFLLTDYEAVCGRRARLEREVQGAFLRFMACLLKGYRDFLRPLTQAPSEGSRDVNNLFFLQGFLKSRERSSHKLYSQLLHTQMFSQFIEECSFGSARHAALEFFDSCVDKVHPEQEKPDPTPLVELEELSGSELTVFITPPEEPPAPEGSESTPQYCYDGFPELQAELFESPQEQPGALPVPGPSRSAPSSPAPRRTKQEMKIAQRMAQKSAAVPELWARCLLGHCYGLWFLCLPAYVRLAPSRVRALQTAYQVLRQMESRKVVLPDEVCYRVLMQLCSHYGQPVLSVRVMLDMRRAGIVPNTITYGYYNKAVLESKWPSGTPGGRLRWAKLRNVVLGAAQFRQPLRERRQRWQHQKQEEEAETAAQEAGGSQTEPYLERPSPTRPLQRQTTWAGRSLRDPASPTGRLVKSGSLGSARGAQPTVEAGVAHMIEALGVLESRGSPVPWHDGSLSDLSLTGEEPAPGGSPGDTGSALSTQSTETLQGPSGRVPKDGWRQDEASTPRRGLGARLQQLLTPSRRSPASRVPPPELPPDLPPPARRSPMDSLLRPRERPGSTASESSASLGSEWDLSESSLSSVSLRHSSERLSDTPGSFQPPSLEILLSSCSLCRACDSLVYDEEIMAGWAPDDSNLNTTCPFCTCPFVPLLSVQTFDSRPSAPSPKPASAGASGSKDAPVPGGPGPVLSDRRLCLALDEPQLCNGHVGGTSRRVESGAWAYLSPLVLRKELESLVENEGSEVLALPELPAAHPIIFWNLLWYFQRLRLPSILPCLVLASCDGSPPPQAPSPWIMPDPASVQVRLLWDVLTPDPNSCPPLYVLWRVHSQIPQRVVWPGPVPASLSLALLESVLRHVGLNEVHKAIGLLLETLGPPPTGLHLQRGIYREILFLTLAALGKDHVDIVAFDKKYKSAFNKLASSMGKEELRQRRAQMPTPKAIDCRKYFGAPLEC, via the exons ATGAAGGCAG ATGCAGTGAGTGACGGGGGGGCCATGGCGGAGGAGCGGCCCCCCCGGCTGGTGGATTACTTCGTGATAGCTGGGCTTGCAGGGAACGGAGCACCCATCCCTGAGGAAACATGGGTTCCTGAACCCAGTGGGCCCCTTCGCCCTCCCCGGCCAGCTGAGCCCATCACAGATGTGGCAGTCATCGCTAGGGCCCTGGGCGAGGAGGTGCCCCAGGGCTACACATGCATCCAGGCTTCTGCTGGGGGCCACCCCTTGGAACTCAGTGCTGGGCTCCTGGGTGGAACTCAACCAGTCATCTGCTACCGGAGGGGGCGTGACAGGCCCCCCCTCGTTGAGCTGGG GGTGTTGTATGAGGGGAAGGAACGTCCCAAGCCTGGCTTCCAAGTACTAGCTACGACACCCTACAGCCACTCAGCCAACCTGGCCCCTCCAGGCCCTGGGCACCCCCGCACCTACCTCACTTACCGGCGGGCAGCAGAGGGGGCAGGGCTGCATGCCCTGGGCATCACTGACCTCTGCCTGGTGCTGCCCAGCAAGGGCGAGTGCACGCCTCATACTTACTGCCGATTGCCCCGCAACCTCAACCCTGGCATG TGGGGCCCAGCAGTGTACCTGTGCTACAAGGTGGGCCTGGCCAAGGCCAACACGCTGGTGTATGAGGCAG AGCTGCTGGGCCGCTACCCAGAGGAGGACAATGAGGCGTTCCCGCTGCCCGAGTCAGTGCCCGTCTTCTGCCTGCCCATGGGGGCCACTATCGAGTGCTGGCCTGCCCAGACCAAGTACCCCGTGCCTGTCTTCTCCACCTTTGTGCTCACGGGTGCAGCTGGTGATAAG GTGTACGGTGCTGCCTTGCAGTTCTACGAGGCGTTCCCGAGGACCAGGCTCTCGGAGCGGCAAGCGCGGGCCCTGGGCCTGCTGAGCGCCGTGGAGCGCGGCCGGGCACTGGGGGGCCGAGCTGTGCGCAGCCGCCGTGCCATCGCTGTGCTGTCCCGCTGGCCTGCCTTCCCTGCCTTCCGCGCCTTCCTCACCTTCCTCTACCGCTACTCCGTCTCAGGCCCCCACCGCCTGCCCCTGGAAGC gcACATCTCCCACTTCATTCACAatgtccccttcccttccccacagaGACCCCGCATCCTGGTTCAG ATGTCTCCCTATGACAACCTGCTCCTCTGCCAGCCTGTatcctcacccctgcccctcaG TGGTGCCAGCTTCCTGCAGCTGCTGCAGAGCCTGGGCCCTGAGCTGGCTATCACGCTGCTGCTGGCTGTGCTCACGGAGCACAAACTACTAGTCCACTCGCTGCGGCCGGACCTGCTCACCAGCGTCTGCGAGGCCCTCGTCTCT ATGATCTTCCCGCTGCACTGGCAGTGCCCCTACATTCCGCTGTGCCCGCTAGTGCTGGCAGACGTGCTGAGCGCCCCCGTGCCCTTCATCGTGGGTATCCACTCCAGTTACTTCGATCTGCATGACCCGCCTGCGGATGTCATCTGTGTCGATCTTGATACCAACACGCTCTTCCA GGCTGAGGAAAAGAAGCCCCTCTCCCCTCGGATCCTGCCCCGCAGACCCTACAAGGTTCTGCTGGCTACACTGACAAACCTGTACCAGCAGCTGGATCAGA CATATACTGGACCCGAGGAGGAGGCCTCCCTGGAATTCCTGCTGACAGACTATGAGGCAGTGTGCGGCCGCCGGGCCCGGCTGGAGCGCGAGGTCCAGGGAGCCTTCCTCCGCTTCATGGCCTGCCTGCTCAAGGGCTACCGGGACTTCCTGCGCCCGCTCACCCAGGCCCCCTCTGAGGGGTCTCGTGATGTCAACAACCTCTTCTTCCTGCAGG GCTTCCTCAAATCCCGGGAACGCTCCAGCCACAAGCTGTACTCCCAGCTGCTGCACACACAGATGTTCTCGCAGTTCATTGAGGAATGTTCCTTTGGCTCTGCTCGGCATGCTGCCCTGGAATTCTTTGACTCTTGTGTTGACAAG GTCCACCCAGAGCAGGAGAAGCCTGACCCAACACCCTTGGTGGAGCTGGAGGAGCTGTCGGGAAGTGAGCTCACTGTCTTTATCACACCTCCTGAGGAGCCACCGGCGCCAGAGGGCAGTGAATCTACCCCCCAGTACTG CTACGATGGATTCCCCGAACTACAGGCTGAGCTGTTTGAGTCTCCTCAAGAGCAACCCGGGGCTCTGCCTGTGCCAGGTCCATCCCGTAGTGCCCCCAGCAGTCCTGCCCCTCGCCGTACCAAACAG GAGATGAAGATCGCACAGAGGATGGCGCAAAAGTCAGCAGCTGTGCCTGAGCTCTGGGCCCGGTGCCTGCTGGGCCACTGCTATGGGCTGTGGTTCCTGTGTCTGCCTGCCTATGTGCGGTTGGCGCCCTCCAGGGTGCGGGCACTGCAAACGGCTTACCAGGTGCTGCGCCAGATGGAGAGCCGCAAGGTGGTGCTGCCCGACGAG GTGTGTTATCGGGTGTTGATGCAGCTCTGCTCACACTATGGGCAGCCCGTGTTGTCCGTGCGGGTCATGCTGGACATGCGGCGGGCAGGCATCGTGCCCAACACCATCACCTACGGCTACTATAACAAG GCCGTGCTGGAAAGCAAGTGGCCGTCTGGTACACCGGGTGGGCGCCTGCGCTGGGCCAAGCTCCGGAACGTGGTCCTGGGGGCTGCTCAGTTCCGCCAGCCCTTGAGAGAACGGCGGCAGCGGTGGCAGCAtcagaagcaggaggaggaggcagagacGGCAGCACAAGAGGCAGGCGGCTCCCAGACAG AGCCCTATCTGGAGCGCCCCTCCCCTACCCGCCCCCTTCAGCGCCAGACTACCTGGGCTGGGCGAAGCCTGAGGGACCCTGCCTCGCCTACGGGGCGCCTGGTGAAGAGTGGCAGCCTGGGTAGTGCCCGAGGGGCACAGCCCACTGTGGAGGCTGGCGTGGCCCACA TGATAGAGGCCTTGGGGGTACTGGAATCCCGGGGATCACCTGTGCCCTGGCACGATGGAAGCCTCTCAGACCTGAGCCTGACCGGGGAGGAGCCGGCACCTGGAGGCAgcccaggggacacaggctcagcCCTGAGTACCCAGTCCACTGAAACCCTGCAAGGGCCAAGTGGGCGGGTACCCAAGGATGGCTGGCGTCAGGATGAGGCCAGCACCCCCCGAAGAGGGCTGGGTGCCCGCCTCCAACAGCTGCTCACTCCTTCCCGCCGCTCCCCTGCCTCTCGTGTTCCCCCACCTGAGCTGCCCCCTGACCTGCCTCCCCCAGCCCGCCGCAGCCCCATGGACAGCCTTCTGCGCCCCCGGGAGCGCCCTGGATCCACTGCATCCGAG agctcagcctctctgggcaGTGAGTGGGACCTCTCAGAATCTTCTCTCAGCAGCGTGAGCCTTCGCCATTCCTCAGAGCGCCTCAGTGACACCCCTGGATCCTTCCAGCCACCTTCCCTGGAA ATTCTGCTGTCTAGCTGCTCCTTGTGCCGTGCCTGTGATTCCCTGGTGTATGATGAGGAGATCATGGCTGGCTGGGCACCTGACGACTCCAACCTCAACACAACCTGTCCCTTCTGCACCTGCCCCTTTGTGCCCCTACTCAGTGTCCAGACCTTTGATTCCCGACCCAG TGCCCCCAGCCCCAAGCCTGCCTCTGCTGGTGCCAGTGGCAGCAAAGATGCTCCTGTCCCTGGGGGCCCAGGCCCTGTGCTCAGTGACCGCAGGCTCTGCCTTGCCCTGGATGAGCCCCAGCTCTGCAACGGACACGTGGGG GGTACCTCCCGGCGTGTCGAGAGTGGGGCATGGGCGTATCTGAGCCCCCTGGTGCTGCGTAAGGAACTGGAGTCGCTGGTAGAGAACGAGGGCAGTGAGGTGCTGGCGTTGCCTGAGCTGCCTGCTGCTCACCCCATCATCTTCTGGAACCTTCTGTGGTATTTCCAGCGGCTACGCCTGCCCAGTATTCTGCCATGTCTGGTGCTGGCCTCCTGTGAtggctccccacctccccag GCCCCATCTCCTTGGATAATGCCTGATCCAGCATCTGTGCAGGTGCGGCTGCTGTGGGATgtcctgacccctgaccccaatAGCTGCCCACCTCTCTATGTGCTCTGGAGGGTCCACA GCCAGATCCCCCAGCGGGTGGTATGGCCAGGCCCAGTACCTGCATCCCTTAGTCTAGCATTGCTGGAGTCCGTGCTGCGCCATGTCGGTCTCAATGAGGTGCACAAGGCTATAGGGCTCCTGCTGGAAACTCTAGGGCCCCCTCCCACTGGCCTGCACCTACAGAG GGGCATCTACCGTGAGATCTTATTCCTGACATTGGCTGCTCTGGGCAAGGACCACGTGGACATAG TGGCCTTCGACAAGAAGTACAAGTCTGCCTTTAACAAGCTGGCCAGCAGCATGGGCAAGGAGGAACTGAGGCAGCGGCGGGCACAGATGCCCACCCCAAAGGCCATTGACTGCCGAAAATATTTTGGAGCACCTCTGGAATGCTAG